The following are encoded in a window of Thunnus albacares chromosome 17, fThuAlb1.1, whole genome shotgun sequence genomic DNA:
- the lgals2a gene encoding lectin, galactoside-binding, soluble, 2a, which translates to MMTGMIIKNMSFKVGQTLTIVGVPKPDATNFAVNIGPDDKDITMHINPRFNAHGDENTVVCNSYQGGSWCEEHREGGFPFHQGEEFKLTITFTPSEFQVNLSDGSTIHFPNRMGAEKYSFISFDGEVRITSFEIK; encoded by the exons GGAATGATTATAAAGAACATGTCCTTCAAGGTCGGGCAGACTCTGACCATTGTTGGAGTCCCTAAGCCTGATGCTACAAA TTTTGCTGTGAATATCGGCCCCGATGACAAGGATATTACAATGCATATCAACCCTCGTTTTAACGCCCATGGAGATGAGAATACGGTGGTCTGCAACTCTTACCAGGGAGGCAGCTGGTGTGAAGAGCACCGTGAGGGAGGTTTTCCTTTCCACCAGGGAGAGGAGTTCAAG TTGACCATCACATTCACCCCTTCGGAGTTCCAGGTGAATTTATCAGATGGCTCTACAATCCATTTCCCCAACCGCATGGGTGCGGAGAAGTACTCATTCATCAGCTTTGATGGGGAAGTTCGCATCACAAGCTTTGAAATCAAATAA